Proteins encoded by one window of Cannabis sativa cultivar Pink pepper isolate KNU-18-1 chromosome 4, ASM2916894v1, whole genome shotgun sequence:
- the LOC115714592 gene encoding bidirectional sugar transporter N3: MAIFNVHHPWTFTFGILGNIISFLVYLAPLTTFYRVYRKKSTEGFHSLPYLVALFSSMLWLYYALVKKDAMLLITINSFGCVIEMIYITIYIIYAPTHARILTIKLFAFMNIAMFSSIFLLTQFAVKHPNQVQVLGWICVAISVSVFAAPLSIVAQVIRTRSVEFMPFNLSFFLTLSAVMWFAYGVLLKDICIAIPNVVGFVLGLVQMLLYGIYRNRKNVSVDEEKNKAHDQHLKSIVILSSLATCEVHPVDVETCDQVTTVEVNNNNTNDDNDHQNGTTATTEHHHDQDKNKQENAV, translated from the exons ATGGCCATCTTCAACGTTCACCACCCTTGGACATTTACTTTTGGGATCTTAG GCAACATTATTTCCTTCCTCGTGTACTTAGCCCCTTT AACAACATTTTATCGAGTGTACAGAAAGAAATCAACGGAAGGGTTCCATTCACTGCCTTATCTTGTAGCATTGTTTAGCTCAATGCTATGGTTGTACTACGCATTAGTGAAAAAGGATGCTATGCTTCTCATCACCATTAACTCATTTGGATGTGTTATAGAGATGATCTACATCACCATCTACATCATCTATGCACCAACTCATGCTAGAATCTTAACCATAAAACTATTTGCTTTCATGAACATAGCCATGTTctcttccatctttcttcttaccCAATTCGCCGTAAAACATCCTAACCAAGTCCAAGTTCTCGGTTGGATTTGTGTCGCCATTTCCGTTAGTGTTTTCGCTGCGCCCTTAAGCATTGTG GCACAAGTTATTCGAACAAGAAGTGTGGAATTTATGCCATTCAACTTGTCATTTTTCCTAACGTTGAGTGCTGTAATGTGGTTTGCTTATGGCGTGTTACTCAAGGACATATGCATTGCT ATTCCAAACGTAGTGGGCTTCGTATTGGGCCTTGTGCAGATGTTACTGTATGGAATCTACAGAAACAGGAAAAATGTTAGTGTTGATGAGGAGAAGAATAAGGCTCATGATCAACACCTTAAGAGCATTGTAATCTTAAGCTCTTTAGCCACTTGTGAAGTTCATCCTGTGGATGTTGAAACTTGTGACCAAGTGACTACTGTTGaggttaataataataacactaATGATGATAATGATCATCAAAACGGGACTACTGCCACTACTGAACATCATCATGATCAAGACAAGAACAAGCAAGAGAATGCAGTTTAA